A stretch of DNA from Thermanaerosceptrum fracticalcis:
GGATATATGCACCTTTCACCGGCGCTGCCGAAGCAATTCCTTCCGCCAGGGTAGGTTGCTTTTTTACCGCCGGCACAACATCCAGGCCCTGGTGAAAAGCCCTGTAGACAGGGCTGCAGTTGGCAGCCTGTACAGCAATAATGCGGGGCAGACGGTTAATATAACCCATTTCTTTTAATTCAGTAAAGCCCTTATACAGGCCTAGAACAAGGCTACCGTTCCCTGCAGGGACAATCACTGCATCAGGCGCCTGCCACTCAAGCTGTTCCCAGCATTCAAAGGCCAGGGTTTTAGTTCCTTCAATAAAATAGGGACTCCAGTTGTGGCTGGCATAAAAAACTTCCTCGGCCCGCCTTATAGCCGCCAGCGTAGTATCTTCCCGGGTCCCTGGCACCTTGACCATGTCCGCCCCATAATACTGGATCTGTACCAGTTTTCCCGCCGAAGTATATGCTGGAACAAATATTTCGCACTCAATTCCAGCACGGGCACAGTAAGCAGCCATAGAGGCACCGGCATTGCCCGAGGAATCTTCTGCCACTCTATTTACTCCCCATTCTTTTAATTTACTAATCAGGACAGAAGTGCCCCTATCCTTGTAGGAGCCCGTAGGCTGTAAGAAATCCAGTTTTAAGAATACCTCTCTTCCTTCATAGGTCACCGGTAACAGAGGTGTTAACCCTTCACCCATGGTGACGCGGTATTCTTCTGAAACCGGTAGAACTTCCTGATAACGCCACAGGGAAAAAGGTCCTTTTTGAATCTTTTCTTTATTCAGTTTTAGCTCCGGGGTAGTGTAGAGGAGATAGCTTCCGCAATCACACTGCCAAAGAGCCTTTTCTTCCGGGTAAGTCTTACCACAGTCATAGCACTGTAACATAAATACTCCCTCTCCAGTAATTTTTCTCTAGCTGCATTGTACGCAATAAGCCAAAGAAAAGCAATAAGGCAAGCCAGTTACTTGCGCTTGCGCGACACCGGTGTCGCGAATGTGGCATAAAATAACACCTCCAGCTATAGAATGGCCGGAGGTGTAGAAGATGATTCTTTAATTGTGGGCTGGGCTCCAACTTGGTATGACTAAATTACCCTTTTCGTCAAAAACAAAAGGTTCAGGTTCACCGATAATTTCAAAGCCCTGCAGTCCTGCTAACTCTTTAGCCAGGTATTCCGAGACATAAATCTCGTCTAGGAACAGGGTATTCCGAACATAAACAACTTTCAGCTTATCGGGTTTCACACGGGCACAGGCGCCGACCGCCACCTGGATAGCTTCCTCATCAGTATCAATGATCATGGGGATTTTCACCGAATTAAGCATAGTGGCGGTAAAAGAGTTAATATAACTCTTCATATAATCAATTTTGTCAAAGAGACGTTTGGTAATCACATCAGCCAGGCCGGTCCCATTGGCGTTACCCTCTGTTTTCTCCGTGAGGTCAAGCACAACAATCTTCTGTACCTGAATATCACCTTTGATTCCGGGGACCAGATATCTCCCTACCACGTTGGGATCCATTCCATCACCGCTGACATCCTTGCCAATTTCCTGAAGAATGAGGACATCTATTTCAGGAATCTTGATTTTCCCCATAATGGCCTTAGCTTTAGCCAGGAGTTCTCTGTCCACCTGCCGAAAATTTTCTTTGGGGACTACACGGATATCTGCAGGCTCTTCGTAGGCATTTTCCACAATACCCACCCCAAAATAGATGGGGGCCTTTTCCAGGATTTTTTCACCCACCGCCGGGATTAACTCATGAAAATACTCCGTGCCCTGGCGATGCACCATACTGGCTCCCTGGTGCTTGCCCAGGCCAATGGTCAGCATTTTCATCAGACCGCTCTCCACGTCACCTCTAAATAAAGTGTGAGGCTTGACCCTGTTAATCACTACAATGCCATCGGCCTTTAAAGCGTAGTTATCTACATAGACAGGAAAAGCTTCAGGGGAGGAAGGTATAGTGACCGTTCCTACCTCAGTAACATCCAAAGAAGAAAGGATTTCTACACCCATGGTTTCTTCAGTTATACCATACTCCTCCAGGATATGTTTTTGCCCTTCAGGCGTGGCCCCGCCATGGCTTCCCATTGTCGGTATGATAAAGGGGTTAAACCCCTTGTCTTTCAATAAATCAATAACCGCTTTGGTAACCTCGGCAATACAGTGGATACCCCGGCTGCCTACACCTACAGCAATCCTGGCACCTGGCTGCAGGCGCTCTTCCAAACCTTGGTTTTCAAACTGCTCTCGAATAGTCTGGGCAATGTCTTTCACCCGGGGCCGTTCAAATTTTTGCCGGACACGCACCATACTGGGAAGTTCCATTTTACTCCATTCCTTAATTAGACCACTAACCATCTTCTCATTCCTCCATTTTCTGACAGATCTACACCAATTCCAGGGGATGACAGATTTGGGTGGAAAGTCCGGCTCCCCGTACTCCCGACGTCAAATACATGCGGCAGGAAGGGCAAGTGGTAATGAGGATATCTGGCTTTTTCTCCTGTATTTCCTCTATTTTTTCTCTCTGAATGCCCTTCAACAGCTCAGGGTGCAGCAGCCCAAAACTGCCCCCGCCACCACAGCACTTGGTTTCAGTCTCCATAGCGATGTACTGTGCTCCTTCATTATAATATAATACTTGCCGTAATGCCTGTCTAGATATCTCTTCACGCCGGGTATGACAGGGCGCATGATAGGCTACTTTTAGCCCGCCGGTTTGGGACAATTTTTTTGGTAAACTGTTCTCCCTAGCCAAAAAACCCATAACCTCCATAACAGGTAGAATCTCTTCAGGCTTATCTTTGGCTAAAACCATTCCCACATTTTCTTTCCACATATTGGCACAGGAAGCACAGTCAGCCACAACCATATCAACCTTGGCAGCTCTGAAGATTTGTAGATTCTCCCGGGCTTTTTTCCGGGCCTCCTCCAGGTCCCCATAGGTAAAAGCCGGTAAGCCGCAGCACTGCTGGTCCCGGGGGATGACCACCTCGTATCCGCCGTCCAGGAGATGCTGTAAAACAGCCTTACCCGTGGACTGGTAGCACAGATTAGTCATACATCCCACGAAATAGCCTACACGTTTGACAGGTTTTTGTCCAGGTCGATGGATTCCTCCATACCTTTCTAAAAAGCTTTGTTCCCCAAACTTGGGCAACTGGTGTAAAGGCATAAACTTTTTGAAGAGGCCCTTGGGGATTAACCCATCAGAAACTCTATCAGTAGCCAAGCTGCAAAAAGGGTCTGCCAATTGCGCCAGTTTCCCTGCTCTTTCCAGATCGCTTAATGCCCATAAGGTTATTTTTTTTGTGAAAGGAAGGCCTTCCCTGGTCTTTATCAGATGACGAGCTACAGCCATGATCTGGGCCACGGGCATACCGGAAGGACAGAGGGAAGAACAGGCTTCACACATGAGGCACTGGTCCAGGATTTCACTCAACCGCCCTGTAACTGTTAGTTCCCCCTCTACAAGAGCATATAAGATACGCATGCGGCCTCGGGACGTCAGGGAAGCCAAGCGGCTTGAGCGAAACACAGGGCATTCACCCAGACACAAACCGCACTGGAGGCAGTAGGTGAGGTTACGTCGATATTCTTCTAACCCAATCATTACCTCACCCACCACTAACCCCTCCCTCACCTTTGACTGTCCATAGCTTACCTGGATTCATCAAATTGGCCGGATCAAGTACTTTTTTGATGGCCTGCATATAGCGAATGCCCTGGGGTCCTAACTGCCAGGAAACAAAGGGTGCCTTGGCCAGGCCCACACCATGTTCCCCGGAAAGTACACCGCCCATCTCCAGGGCCGCTTTAGCCACCTCACTCATCACATGTTCCACAGCTTCCATCTGGGCACTGTCCCTTTTGTCCACCATAAAGTTGGGATGCATGTTGCCATCGCCGGCATGGCCTCCCACACCAACCCTGATATTATAGCGGGCACTGGTTTCTTTAATGACCCGCACAATATCGGGCACCCGTCTCCGGGGCACTGTCACATCTTCCGTCACTACTGTGGGTGCAGCCTGGGCAAAGGCTGCAAACATAGAGCGGCGGCCAAGCCATAAGCGGGCTACCTGTTCCTCATTGGCGGCCACCACAATATTTTGTGCGCCCATCATCCGGCAAACATCAGTAACTTCCTGCATTTGTTTCGTTACATTATCTTCTTCGGCCCCGTCACATTCTATTAAAAGAACACCTTCAGCACTAGTAGGATATCCTACATTCCGGAAAGATTCCACGGCTCTTACCGTTTCCTGGTCCATGAGTTCCAGGGTTGTCGGAATGACTCCCCTGGCTACCAGCTCAGAAACCGTAGTAGCTGCCGCATTTAAATCATTGAAACTTACCAGCATTGTCTTCTTATATTTCGGTTTCGGAATAACTTTTAAGATTGCCTCAGTAATGATACCCAGGGTACCCTCAGAGCCCACAAGCAGCCGCCCAAATTCGTACCCCACTGATAATTTCATGACTTTACCACCGTAGACCAGCACTTCACCGGGCGGCAGCACGGCTTCCAAGCCCAGGATATAGTCCTTGGTGGTACCATATTTCACGCCCCGGGGCCCCCCTGCTCTCGTGGCAATATTACCACCGATGGTGCACACCGTCTGGCTGGCAGGGTCGGGTGGATAAAAAAGCCCTTCCCGTTCTACAGCCCGGTGAATTTCAGCCGTTATAACCCCAGCCTGAACCTTGACCGTCATATTATCCCGGTCAATCTCCAGGATCTTATTCATCCTTCCCATATCAATCACCAGGGACTCTTCTACGGGGACAATACCTCCAGACAAACCTGTACCGCTTCCCCGGGGTATCATAGGAATACCCTGGCGGTAGCCATAGGTAAGAACCCGTTTCACTTCTTCCGTAGATGTGGGCAGGACCACCGCCAAAGGAGTTCCCGAAAACCAACTGGCATCGTTACGATAAGCCATCAGGTCAGCAGGATCTGTTAATACAGCAGCCTCTGATAAAACGTGGACCAAATCCTTACGTAAACCCTTTACATCAATCTTTTTATCTTCCAAGTGTTATCCCCCCTTAGTTTTGACAGGACCATTAACCTGATATTACTGTTCTGAAGGCTGCCAGCTTATCTTTAGAGGCCTGTACCAGCATCCCGGCGTCAGTGGAGTGCATTATGTACTGCACACCACTCTCTGCCCAGTAGCGGGCATCCTCGGGGTCCCTGGCAAAAGTTCCTATGGCTACCCCTTTCTTCCGGCAGGCCATTGTTACCTTCTCCATTACCTCCACTACCCTGGGATGTTTAACCTCTCCAGGCACCCCCAGAGACTGGGACAAATCCCATGGCCCTAAGAAGATGACGTCAATACCGGGTACAGCAATGATTTCTTCAACTTTTTCTGCCACCTGGGCCCCCTCGATATGAACAACAGTTAATACCTCCTCATTAGAGGTAGGGATGTGTTCGGCAGGAGGAATGATGGAATAACCGGCAGCCCGCACAAAACTGCAGAGACCCCTTTTCCCCTGGGGATAGTAGCGAGCCGCTTCCATCAACATCTTTACCTGTTCAGCCGTTTCTACCTGAGGGATCTGTACCCCTTCGGCTCCGGTGTCCAAAGCTCGCATGACATAGGAAGGCCTAGGTTCAGCCACCCGCACCAGGCTGGTAGTCCCTGAACTCCGGGCTGCCCGCAGCATATTTTCAACTGTAGGGTAATCATATACGCCATGTTCCATATCGATAACCACGAAATCCCAACCGGTAAGACCGAGTATCTCTACGGCAGCCGGATTTAAACGGGCAAAAGTCCCCATGCACACCTTGCCTTCCTTTAACTTTTTCTTCAGTATATTCTCCCTCATCTCTTATCGCCTCCTTTGTTTTGCGATCATTTTGGCCATAACACCCCTGGTAAATCTGGGAGCAGGTGCTGTCCAACCCTGTTTGCGAACCTCTAAAACCTTCGCTACCTCTTCTGCACTAACTTCGTTGCCAGCAATACCGACGATATTCAACTGGCGCTCCGGTATGTTGATTTCAATAATATCGCCATCTTCCACCAGGGCAATTGGTCCCCCTTCCACAGCCTCAGGCTGTACGTGACCGATGCAAGGTCCACGGGTACCTCCGGAGAAACGCCCGTCAGTAACAAGCGCCGTAGTCTTGGCAAGCTCCGGCTTTATTACCAAAGCTTCAGTAGTCATCAGCATTTCCGGCATACCGCTGCCACAGGGTCCTTCATAACGAATGATTAAAACATCTCCCGGACGTACCTTGCCTTCCGTTACTGCCCCACAGCAATCTTCCTCACTGTCAAAGACACGGGCCGGGCCTTTGTGCACCATCATTTCCGGCTCCACTGCCGAATACTTGATGACTGCACCTTCCGGAGCCAAATTACCGTAGAGGACGGCGATGGAACCCTTCATCTTTGCTTTTGGCGGGGGAGTTATCACATCATCGCGGTTGATGCCATAATTATGTAGAAAACCAAGGTATTGTTCAAAATATCCGGCCGCCTCAAGCTCAGCCAGATTTTCTCCCAGAGTCTTACCCGTGGCGGTCATGACATCCAGATGCAGGTAATCTTTAATATACCACTGCACAAGAGGTATCCCACCTGCAAACCAGAAAGCTTCGCTGGGATAGGGACCGCTGGGCTGTACCCAGGCCAGGTGAGGTATGAGGCGGTTGTAACGGTCAAAAACTTCTAAAGGTAACTCCAACCCTAATTCTGCTGCTACCGCAGGAAGATGGAGAGTGGCATTGGTAGAACCACCAATGGCTGCATGTATCGCTACAGCATTTTCAAAGGCCTTCCCTGTTAGGATTTGGGAGGCAGTAATGCCCTTCTCCGCTAGCCTAATCACGGCCTGTCCGGCCTGCCGGGCCAGGTTTTGTATGACTGCCATGGTGGCGGGAGCCAGAGCACTCCCCGGTAGAGCCAAACCCAGGGCCTCAGCCATACACTGCATGGTACTGGCGGTACCCATAAACTGGCAAGCACCGCAGGTTGGCGCTGCTGTCCGTTGCCTAGAGCGTACCTCTTCCTCGCTGATCGTTCCTTCTTTCTTTCGTGTGGAGCAATCTCCCAAAATAGAGTTACTCATACGGGGCCCAGGCCGCATACTCCCTCCGGGTACATGAACCGCAGGAAGATCCAAACGGGCGGCAGCCATCAGGTGAGCCGGTATGGATTTATCACAAGAAGAAATGAGAACCATACCATCCCAGGGCCAGACGGAGCCGTGAAGTTCAACCATATCCGCCATGGTTTCCCTGGAAGCCAGTATGTAGTTCATACCGTCATGCCCCTGGGCCCAGCCATCACAGATGTCTGTAACATGGAAGTGGACAGGTCGTCCCCCCGACTCCCAAACGCCAATAGCTACGTCCCGGCTTAAACGGTCTAGGTGGACACTGCCGGGATGACTTTCTCCCCACACATCATCTACTAAAATTTGCAGTTTATCTAAATCACCTTCCGACCAGTTGGTGCCCATGCGCAGGGCATCGGATTGGGGCCAGAGGTCCCTGGCTTTTTGCGAACGTTGGCTTTTAACCTGTTTCTCCATATCTACATCTCTCCCTCACAGAAAACAGGTAGTAACTTGCGTCACTACCTGATACTAAGTTATCTCACTGTTAATTAATCCTTAAGAGTTTCCAGCGCAAGTGCCGCTTTTTTCACCATGCGCTGGGCGCTGCGGTAGCGTACAGTACAGTAAATACCAATAAGTATCATTGTGATACTTACAGGTGGAAAGTGCAAAAGTATAATGCCAACTAGAGCACAAACACCAGCTACAAAGGCAAGAATAAGCCAATTCTTGGAGTTTCTTTTCTGTAAAGCCAGATAAGCCTCCAGTTCATTTCTGCCCGGTTTAAACTTGTTCACCGGGGGTTCTTCCCCTGACTTCCCGGTTTCGGGTTTTGTGGAAGCAGAGCGGGGATTTCTCCCCGCCACTGCTGATTTGTAAAATCCACACAGGTAGGCAACGCCTATGGCTCCTAATACCAACGCCACACCAGTCTTGCCGTCCATCAAGCGCAGGCCAACCAGCACTGCAAGACAGACGCTAACAAGTAAATAATGCCATTTCACAGCGTTCCCTCCTATCTGTTAGATCATGTCAGTTATTACCCTAGTATTAGAGTACTTTAAGATACTGGAGAACTGCAATTATACCCAAGATGGTCATTACAATACCAGAAATAATGAGAAGAACAGAAGCTGCAGTTCCCAGTTGATAGGACTTAGGCATCATCTTTCTGTCAGTCCAGTACATAGCCAGACACCAGATACCACCGGTCAGCACACCACCCAGGATGGAGGCAGGTGTAATGATGGCTACGGGGTTAAGTCCGGTCCAAACAGCCACAAGACCACCTAGAGCAATGTAGAGGGATACTGGTAATTTGATGCCTTTGAAACCTAATTCCTTAATCTTCCTGGATACAGGTGCAAAAGTTTCATAGGTAGTATAAACATAACCCATGTAGCAGCCGTAAATTGTACCAAAGAGTGCACAGAATACAGCCAGGTAGTAGAGGTAAACAAGCATAGGATGAATCTGGGTTAAGAATTTAGCCTGATGTGTCAGCATGTCATTGTTAGCAGGTACTAATTGAGCGGTGTTAAGGATTACTGCACCGTTAACCATGAAACCGATAGTAAAGATAACCAGGAGTACGAAGGATACTAAGTTGTCCATGAAAGGCGCTTTGGCCCAGGCGAGACCTTTTCTAACTTCCTCAGGGTCTTCACTGAGAGGAATGCGCTGTCCCTCTTGTAAGCCATCAAGGTAATCCCTGATTTGATCCAGGTCTTCCCTGCCTAATACGCCCCAGCCTTTTTCACGCATTAAGCCGGTGTATCCGATATAGTCATATGTACCGCCGCCGATAGCTCCCAGATAGGTTACGACTTCAACCCAAACGGGGCGGCCAGCTATACTTGGATACTTAGCAGCAATCCAGGGTTCATATGAAGGAATAGTGGGAATAAAACTACCTATAAGTACTTGGAGCCAATCAGGTTTAGCCGCCACAACGGCAACTAAGAGAGCTACAACCATGGTACCGACAATGGCAGTTTGGGCTTTTTCCATGGCATCATAGCCACCGGCCATAAATAAACTAAAGGCACCTAAGATCAGCAAACTTGCCCAAATTTGTGTTGAAAAGAAAGCGAAGTTCTTACTCAATAAGGTTCCCAGGAGTGAAGAAATACCGCCCTGCCAGAAGGGGAAACAGAAGATAGAGAGGATACCCATGAGTAAGGGGAACCAACCTTTAGGCCCTGGGAAAATATATGCCCACCGGTTCATGGGATGTTCGCCGGTAAGGGTAATATAGCGGTTAGCAGTATAGGTTTGAACACCTTTCATGACTGCACCTAACATAAAGCACCAGAGAATGGCATAACCAAAGATAGCTCCTCCCCTGGAAGCAAAGAAGACCTCACCACTACCAATGGTAATCGAAGCTAAAATGGCACCAGGGCCAAAGTACTTAATCAGATCCATGAATTTACCTTGGGTCAAATCCTTGGGCGGTTCAGGATAGGTAATCAATACGTCCTTCTGAATATTTGGATAACTGGGAATATTCGTTTTCTTACCAATCTCAATACTCAAATTATTCACCTCTCCTCTAGAATTCTCCCTTTGTCCCTATAATGACATGGATAATCTAGTAATGCCAAATTCCCTGTGCCCCATCACCTCCGCTCTGGCAAGCCGCCCGTTAATGACCTCAACCAGGTAACGGAACAAATGCTCTTCAACGTCAGCCAGCGTTTCGCGTCCCATAATTACAGTACTAGCATTAATGTCCATATCGTCTCCCATCCGTTCCCAGGTTTGAGGGTTCCCTGTAACCTTAATTATCGGGCAAATGGGATGACCGGTGGGTGTCCCCCGACCGGTGGTGAAAATAGACACCTGACTGCCACCAGCCGCCATACCCGTCAGGGACTCTACGTCATGACCCGGAGTATCCATGACTACCAGTCCTTTCTTAGAAGGCCTTTCCCCATAGTCTAAAATTTCCTGGAATTTGCTGGTTCCCGCTTTGTGAATAGCACCCAAGGACTTTTCTTCTAGAGTAGTAAGGCCGCCTTTAACATTTCCGGGGGAAGGATTTCCTCCTCTGAAATTCGCTCCGAGCCGGAGATAACGAGCTTCTACTTGCTTGATCAGTTCCAAAAACTGCTGACCCAGTTCGGGCGTAACAGCGCGCTTAGCCATGATATGCTCCGCACCGATGATTTCCGGTGTTTCGGATAGAATAACCGTGCCTCCCAAATTTACAACACGATCGGCTACACCGCCAGTTACAGGATTGGCGGCAATGCCGGAGGTAGTATCAGACCCTCCGCACTCTGTTCCCAGGATCAGGTGTTCCCAGCCAAAAGGCTCTCTCCTGGCCTGGCCCAACCGTTCTGCCATCTTAATGGCTTTTTTGGTCCCTGCCTCTACAGTCCTGGCTGTTCCGCCAGACTTTTGAATAGAGACAAAATCTACAGGTTTACCACTTACCGCAATACGACCGGCCAGATCGGCCGCATCCACACTCTCGCAACCCAGGCCTACTACCAGGACAGCTCCCACGTTAGGGTTTTTCCCGGTACCCTCTAAGGTACGAAAAACCATCTCCATATCAGCACCAATCTGAGCACAGCCATGCTGGTGAGTGATAGGTATGGCCCCCGGGACTGCCGCTGCAATGAGTTCTGTAGCTCTATTAGCGCACACCACCGAAGACATGATTACCAGGTGGTTTCTGATTCCGACTTGCTCATCGGGCCGCCAGTAACCCAGCAGTTCTTTCATAAACTTCTACCTCCCCTGTTGATCACCGCGTCCTCTGCGTCCTTCCGTGTTATGGATATGTACGTGTTCACCTGCTTTGATAAAGGCAAAAGCTGCACCGATGGATTCCCCGTACTTAATCACTTCTTCCCCCGCCTGAATGTCCCTCAAGGCAACTTTATGACCAAAGGGAATGGGTTGAAGGGTTTTCACGTCCATGATTGTTTCGGCTATAAGTGTTTCACCTTCAGCCAAGTCTCTTATTACCGTGGCTACGTTATCTCGTTTACTCATTACCACCACATTTTTCTCCTGCATCCGAACCAACCTCTTCCTGAAACCATATGCTAAAAATTTGTAACTTATGAATATTCAGTCCTTTATGAAAGTAAACAGGAATACCCGTCAGTTAATTCACTGGTATTTGCCGTAAGTTCATTATATTGAACTGTTGTTTATGGCTACTGGGTTACTAGAGATGTGGTCATAAACCACATCTCTAGTAACAAAACTATATTTCCGCCTTGTTTATTATATAGAATCGGCTGTATGAAATCCAAGTCCATCGGAATCGTTCATTATATTGAACAACGAGGCCGGTTTTGCTGTTTTTTTGTTCATAATTATGAATCTATGTTTATTATATCAAATAGATAATTATAATACAATGCGCCATTGATAGATTTTAATTTTATATATACGGCTAGAACATTTTTTTGTGGATTCTTCCGGTATCATTACATCTTTTCGGCAATCCAATCCAATTCCAGTTCAGCCAGTTTCGTCTTAGAGGGGACCCCTTCCTCATTCCAGCCCACGAAAGCATAATACATTTCAACGGTCTGTTGAAATTCTTCCCTGGGAATGGCATGCCCCTGTAATTTACCGTTTTCCAGTGGTTCAAAGAGCCTTTCGGGGATGGTATCATCTTCCCTGGTAAAACCCTCTCGTATATTAAACATCCTGGCCATGTTAATGACCCGTTCTGCACTCTTCATGATTTCCCAGAGAGAGGTATCCCAACCCGCAGCGGCTTTCACCAGGTCTACTACGTCGTCCATGGGTAGCGAACCCCGGGGCACAGGCCCAAAGTGACATATCCCGGCCATATTGTGAAAGCACCACCACTGCTGGAGATAGCTGAAGTTCCGGACCTTTCGCGGTGTCAATTCCCTAGGGCTTACAGGTTCCAGTATTCCCAGGGGAGCAACGCTGTCCAGGATAATACCCTTTTGCTCTAACAAAGGATCATGAGCAGCCACCATGTGGTCGGCCCCTATTTCCGATACGGCATAACCTAACCCCAGCCCGTACTTGGCTCTGGGATCATGCATAGGCAGTTCCTGGCCTTTCACACACAACGTGAATTTTTCAGATCCTTTGCCTATTTTCCGGGCGGCACTGGCCGAGCCTTCAGCCAGCAGGTCACCGATACCCTCCCGTTTTGCTATCTTTTCAATGAGTTGTAGCACTGCTTCACCATTGCCAAAAGTCAATTCCATACCGTCCAAATCATCTTTACTGAGAATACCTTTTTCGAAACACTCCATGGCAAAGGCAATGGATGCTCCCGTACTAATGGTATCAATGGTATAACGGTTACAGAGTTCGTTGGCCTTGGCAATTAACTCCAGGTCGTCTATTTCACACAGGGAACCGAAAGAGCCTATAGTTTCATACTCCGGTCCTCCAAACTTGGGATCCACCTGCATTTGTTCTTTATCTACTTTTACAGCCCTCTTGCACCTGACGGCACAGGCATAGCAACCTTCTCTTT
This window harbors:
- a CDS encoding UxaA family hydrolase, with the protein product MQEKNVVVMSKRDNVATVIRDLAEGETLIAETIMDVKTLQPIPFGHKVALRDIQAGEEVIKYGESIGAAFAFIKAGEHVHIHNTEGRRGRGDQQGR
- a CDS encoding UxaA family hydrolase, yielding MKELLGYWRPDEQVGIRNHLVIMSSVVCANRATELIAAAVPGAIPITHQHGCAQIGADMEMVFRTLEGTGKNPNVGAVLVVGLGCESVDAADLAGRIAVSGKPVDFVSIQKSGGTARTVEAGTKKAIKMAERLGQARREPFGWEHLILGTECGGSDTTSGIAANPVTGGVADRVVNLGGTVILSETPEIIGAEHIMAKRAVTPELGQQFLELIKQVEARYLRLGANFRGGNPSPGNVKGGLTTLEEKSLGAIHKAGTSKFQEILDYGERPSKKGLVVMDTPGHDVESLTGMAAGGSQVSIFTTGRGTPTGHPICPIIKVTGNPQTWERMGDDMDINASTVIMGRETLADVEEHLFRYLVEVINGRLARAEVMGHREFGITRLSMSL
- a CDS encoding aldehyde ferredoxin oxidoreductase family protein, which gives rise to MPFGYTGKIIRINLSTAKIKIEEPGDLFYRKYYGGKGLVAYYLLQELPPHIDPLGEENKLIFATGILTGAPVAAMPRFSVGAKSPLTGAFGESEAGGFWGPELKKAGYDALIIEGKAPAPVYIYIHDDKIEIKDARHLWGKETGDTQNLIRDQLKDQNVRIAQIGPGGENLVRFACITNELKHFNGRNGLGAVMGSKNLKAVAVRGTKRIPFADEEKIKEIGKRYLAKYMNHPMSRTLYEFGTSAGVTSLNAGGNLPTKNFIKGEFAGADKISGQTMADTILQKREGCYACAVRCKRAVKVDKEQMQVDPKFGGPEYETIGSFGSLCEIDDLELIAKANELCNRYTIDTISTGASIAFAMECFEKGILSKDDLDGMELTFGNGEAVLQLIEKIAKREGIGDLLAEGSASAARKIGKGSEKFTLCVKGQELPMHDPRAKYGLGLGYAVSEIGADHMVAAHDPLLEQKGIILDSVAPLGILEPVSPRELTPRKVRNFSYLQQWWCFHNMAGICHFGPVPRGSLPMDDVVDLVKAAAGWDTSLWEIMKSAERVINMARMFNIREGFTREDDTIPERLFEPLENGKLQGHAIPREEFQQTVEMYYAFVGWNEEGVPSKTKLAELELDWIAEKM